The stretch of DNA TGCTCGTGAAGGAATTCGAGGGTCAACGGCAACCGCCAATTTGCTGGCTACCTATGCCAACCGCATCTGGGCAGGAGCTGGTTATCGGTTTGGGGATGCCATTATGATTACAGGAGGTATTAATCTCATGCGTAACAATGCTCTGCGCGTTGGCTACGCGCTCGATCTTGTGGCAGGCGGAGCCAGTACTAAAAGTGCTACGTCGCACGAATTTTTACTCGCTTATGCGCTGCCTACGTCTGATGGTCGTAAAAAGCCCATTGTGCGTACACCCCGCTTCCGGTATTAATGCCTGATATGTATTGACGCTGGTAATGCAGGTACAACAAAATCCGTATAAATCAGATCAATCGTTGATTTACCGTATTGATCGGCGGTAAATCAATTTTTTGGCAGTATTCTTGTTAGGCAGATTGCTGTCGACACGTTAATTTTGGTAGATTAGCCAGTCTAATCAGTTGAGTACATGCAGCATCTGGTCAAACTTTGGAGCAAAAGGCTTACGGAAACTAAATCCGCAGGCTCAATTACATACAATAACCAAACAGAATTTCGTTTCTAAATCGGTCTCGCACAAGAAGCAGGAAAAAATAGCCTACAATGATGAAGTATAATTGGTTTACAAATAGCTCGGCCCGTGTGGTGTTGGTTGCGGCAGTAGTTCTGCTAATGCAAGGTTGTGGCTTTGTGAAGTCAAAATTCGGCGGCAAAGGCGGCAAAGGCGGGGAGGTTGGTGTAACAAACGGCGAAGTTACGGCTACAGGCCGCAAAGGCTGGAAACAGCCGACGCCGTATGGTATGGTGCTGGTGCCGTCGGGATCGTTTGTTATGGGGCAGGCCGACGAAGACGTAGCGGCTACGCAGATTAACATGAACCGGCAGGTGACCATTAGCTCGTTTTACATGGACGATGCCGAAATTTCGAACCATGAGTACCGCCAATACGTAAACGCGCTCCTGGCCGACTCGGTAGCAACATTAGGTGAGGAAGAAATCATGTCGAAGTATTACCCCGATACGACGGTATGGAAAAACGACTTCACGTACCACAACGGCGACCCCATGCTGGAACACTACTACGCGCACCCGGCTTTCGACACATATCCGGTAGTGGGCGTAAGCTGGCTTGCTGCGAAGCATTTCTGCAAATGGCGTACCAACACGCTCGATGATTTCCGGAGCAAAGATGGTGGCTATCGGTCGTTCGGCTTCCGGTTGCCTTCAGAAGCGGAGTGGGAGTGGGCCGCTCGTGGTGGCAAACAGGGCGCAAAATACCCGTGGGGCAACCCCTACGTAGCCAATGGTAAAGGCTGCTATCTGGCAAACTTCAAGCCGCAGCGTGGTAACTTCGATGCCGACGGCTATCCATATACGGCTCCGGCCAATGCGTACAGCCCCAACGAATACGGTCTTTACAACATGGCTGGTAACGTGGCCGAGTGGTGCCGTGATGCCTACGCCGATAACTCGAACGCTATTGTATGGGACATGAACCCCGACAACCAAAATGCCGACGAGCCGCGCAAAGTGGTTCGGGGCGGTTCGTGGAAAGACATTGCCTACTACCTTGAAACAGGTACGCGTTATTACGAATACGAAGATCAGAAACGTTCATACATCGGTTTTCGCTGCGTGATGGATAACCTCGAAGGACGCACGGCATCGGGTCGGGCGGGCCGCGTAGGTGGTAGCAGCAAAAGCAAAACAAAAGCGTCTAAATCGTCTAAAGCCTCAAAGGGCCGGGCCTAATTAATTACATCACTAAATACCACACAAACCCAATTACCCATTACAATCAATAATCGCTATCATGGCAGCACAAAAAGTTAATTTCTTTTGGGATCGGCTGGTCCCGACCATCTACAGCGTAGGTGCCGCAATCGTTGTGACCGGTGCCATGTTCAAAATTAACCACTTACCGGGCGGTACTGAAATGTTGTTCATCGGTCTGGGAACCGAAGCCATTATCTTCCTGATTTACGCTGCCCAAAGCTTTCTTTTTCCGCCAACATCGTCTGATTATCAGTGGGAGCGGGTATATCCTGAACTGGCTGATGAGTATAAAGGGGAGGCCCGCAAGCCTGTTGCTCAACCCAATGGCCTGACCGCCAACATGGATCAGATGCTGGCGCAGGCGAAAGTTACGCCCGACGTGTTTGAGAAACTTGGTACGGGTTTCCGCAGCCTCAACGATACAGTGTCAAAATTGAGTGACTTGACTGACGCCACGGTAGCGACCAACGATTATGCGCGAAACGTGAAAACGGCTTCGCAATCGCTGACCGAAATGAATAAGTCGTACAATACAGCAATTACGGCAGTGAGTTCGATGGCCGACGCTACGGGTGATACGAAAGCACTTCGCGATCAGACGCTGAAAGTTACGAACAGCATGACCGCGCTGAACGCCGTCTATGAACTGGAATTGCAGGATGCCAACAAGCACCTCAAAGCCATGAACGCGTTCTATGGTAGCCTGACCTCGGCAATGGAAAACATGGCCGACGCCAGCCGCGATACGCAGCAGTTTAAGAGCGAACTGGCTAAACTTACCGGTAATCTGGCATCGCTCAACAACGTATATGGCAGCATGTTAACTGCCATGCGGGGAAATTAAGCACTTTACAACTCACCGAATAAAATGGCAGGAGTAAAAGAGACACCCCGTCAGAAAATGATCGGGATGATGTATCTGGTATTGACCGCTTTGTTGGCCTTACAGGTCACGTCGGCCATTCTGGAGAAGTTTGTCCTATTGAATAATAGCTTAGAACAGTCTACTGTATCGGCAAATCGGGTTAACCAATCTACGGTCGACAACATTCGGGCGACTGTTGAAAAATCAGGTAACCGGGCAACTGATTTAGTTATTGTTAAACAAGCCGACGAAGTGCGAAAGCAAACGGCGGACGTGATCGCCCAGATCGATGGCCTCAAACAGCGCATTATTGAGCAGGCTGGTGGCGGCTTAGACGAGACCGGAAACATCAGAAACCTGAGCGAGGAAGAAAAAGTAGCTCAGATTATGATTGCTGGTGGTCGGCGAGGTGAAGCCTACAAGCTGAAAAAGACATTGGACGATTATTTACAGGGCCTGACCAAGTACAGCCCCGCAAAGTACAACACGCTGGCAGCCGACGGAAAAGAAGATCCAATTTCGAGCCGTTCGCCTGAGCAGCGTCAGAAAGATTTTGCTGAACTGAACTTTGCTCAGACGCCCGTTCCGGCAGCGTTGGCCGTGCTCACACAGCGGCAAACCGACATCCGGCGCATTGAAGGTGAAGTGCTGAACGTACTCGCCAGCAAAGTAGGTGCGCAGGATGTGAAATTCGACAAAATTCTGGCAATGCTTAGTATGGAGTCGAAAGTGGTTGTAGCTGGTACGAAGTTCAAAGGACAGATGTTTCTGGCCGCGTCGTCGTCGGGAATTCAGCCACGCATGAGCCTGAATGGTGCGCCCGTGCGTATGCAGGATGGAACAGGTATCGTTGAGTTTACAGCACAGGGCGGGGCTTATGACAAAACGGGTTTAGCTCGTCGGGTGCTGACAGGTTCGATTTCGTACCAAACCGCTGCGGGCATGAAAACCGTACCGTTGCAGGCTGAATACTTTGTGGCGAAACCATCGTACCAGATTGAAACTGGTACAATGCCTCCGCTATATTTAGGTTGCGCCAACAAGCTGAGTATTCAAAGTCCGCAGTTGGGCGCACTCTGGAGTCCGAGCTTTTCGGCAGACGGAGCGAGTGTAGTCTCTTCGGGTGAGAAAGGGAAAATTACGATTGTGCCAAATTCGGCACAGGTATCGCTCAACATCAGCAACGGTGGAAGCCTGTTGGGTACAGAACGGTTTCGGGTGAACCGGGTGCCACGTCCAACGCTCGAATATTTTGTCGGTGGAACGAAAGTAGGCGACCCGCGTGGTGTGCCGGTAGGGCAAGCCCGCAGTGTGCGCGTACAGGCAGTTGCCGACGAAAGTTTCCGCAACTACTCGCCCGATGATGCTAATTTCCGGGTAACGGGGATTACGGTCATTCTGGCGCGTGGTACGCGTAAAGTTGGTCAGGTCAACTTAGGTCCGGGCGGTGGTTCGCTGGGTTCTTTGGCGGCTGAGATTCAACCGGGCGACCGAATCGCGATTACAGTTGACGGTGTGCAACGGCGGAATTTCCAGGGTAACATCAGTGATGTGCCGATGGGTAATCCAATGCAGAGTGTGCCACTGTACTAAACATAACGCAACTGCGTTAATTAGTGGAACAGAAAACGCAGCAAAACGAGAATGCAACCAATGAAACAGGCAAGAACGATGGCCGTAGCCGCAGCCATGCTGGCGGTGGCTGGTGGAGGAGCGATGGCGCAGGAGAAACCAAGCACCGGCACAAACGCGCTGTCGGTACGGGCCATTAATGAGAACGACATTATGATGAAGAAGACCCTTTGGCGTCGAATCGACCTGAAGGAGAAACAGAATCAGTCGATGTTCTCAAAGAACAACGAAATCTCGAAGTACCTGATCGAAGCTGTAAAAGCAGGGCTTTTAGATGCCTATGAAAATGATTCGGTAGCTACGAAACTTACACCGGAGAAGTTTCAGCAGCGCATGATTATGCCCAACTCGGCTCCGCAACTGTCGGCAGAAGAAATTGCCGCTGGTTTTGGCAATGAAGCAACCAACAATAGTGGCGACGGTTGGGGCGACGCAAAAAAGACTGATCCCAAGAAGCCTGCTGCCAAGCCGGCTGAAGATGGCTGGGGCGCACCGAAAACGGCAGCCAAACCTGCTGATGATGGCTGGGGAGCACCTGTGAAGAAGAAAGCAACGGCGAAGAACAGCAAAGGTAAAAAAGGCGCGAAAACAGCCGCGCCTATCGAAGAACCTAAAGTTGACACTGTTGCGGTGGCAAAAGCTCCGGCTGTACCGGCTGGCGATGAGTACTTTGCGAAGGAGTTCAACGTCATGGAGATTAAGGAAGACTGGATCTTCGACCGTAAGCGTTCGCGTTTATATTACGACGTTCAAACGGTTACGATCTACCTGCCCTCCGACAAAAACACAGCGGGTGTAGAAACACCTTTGGCTACGTTCAAGTACAAAGATTTGGATAAGCTGTTCCGGTCAGACCCGAAAAAATTTATCTGGTACAATCCACAGAATCAGGCTCAGCACAAAAATCTGGCTGATGCATTCGATTTGCGCCTGTTCTACGGACGGATTACGAAAGTTGCCAACCCAGCCGATCAGGCTTTGGTTGATATGTACGGAGACCGCGATGGTCTTCTGAAATCATACCAAACCGAATATGAGCTGATGGAAACCGAACACGGTTTGTGGGAGTACTAAAATAAAGCAGTCAAGTAACGCGGCTGGAAAGCCGCCCTGGATTGAGTCAGTATTTTGCTGACGCACAGGGCGGCTTTCCAGCCGCGTTACTGTTCTACCGTATCAAAATATTGCTTCAACTTCGTAGCCCGGTCTTTGCCAACGACCTCAACCACTTCGTCGAACGACGCTTCGCGTATTTTGGTAACTCCTTTGAAGTGCTTTAGAAGCTTTGCGGCTGTTTTTTTACCGATGCCCTCCACGTTTTCGAGTTCGCTGATAAGGCTGTTACGGCTGCGCTTGTCGCGGTGGTAGGTAATAGCGAAGCGGTGCGCTTCGTCGCGAATACGCTGAATTAACTTTAGAGATTCCGACTTTTTGTCGATGTACAGCGGGAGGTTATCTTCCGGGAAATAGATTTCTTCGAGCCGCTTGGCAATGCCAATAATGGGCACTTTGCCGTATAAATCAAGTGCCTTCAGCGCGTCGCAGGCGGCACTCAGTTGCCCCTTCCCACCATCGATCACAATCAAGTCGGGCATGTCGGTGCCTTCTTCCAGCACACGAGTATATCGGCGCGTTACAACCTCGTGCATACTGGCGAAGTCGTTGGGGCCAATAACTGTCTTAATCGAAAAATGCCGGTACTCCTTATTTGCCGGTTTGCCGCCAATAAAGCACACCATTGCTGATACCGGATTTGTACCCTGAATATTCGAGTTGTCGAAACACTCGATACGGTTCGGGATAGTTTTTAGCTGCAAGTCCTGCTTGAGCCGAATAAGTACGCGGTCTTTTTTGCTGGCGTTGGCCGTAGCTTCAGCGGCTGCACGTTCCTGTCGTTCACGCCGAAAATACAGCACGTTTTTCAACGACATATCGAGCAGTTTTTTCTTGTCGCCGATCTGCGGAATGGTGATTTCGGCTTTTAAATCAACGTCGAGCGGGATATTGGTAATGATTTCTTTTGATTGACTACCATACTGTTCACGAAACTCTACAATCATTATCGTCAGCAAATCAGGGTCGGTTTCGTCCAACTTCTTCTTGACTTCAACCGTATGCGTCTGTACGATAGTGCCGTTAACTACTTTCATAAAGTTGATATAAGCACAAGCTTCATCTGAGGCAATCGTAAATACATCGGCGTCGGCAATTTTAGGATTTACCACTGTCGACTTGCTTTGGAATCGCTGGAGTACATCCATCTTTTCCTTGTATTTCTGCGCCTGCTCAAACGCCAATTCACCGGCAGCCTCAACCATTCGATTTTTGAAGTACTCCTGCGCCGGTTTCAAATTACCCTTCAGGATGTGATGAACCTGCTCGATGTCTTTGTTGTAGTCTGTTTCGTTTTGTTTGCCTTCGCAGGGGCCTTTGCAGTTGCCGATGTGGTATTCCAGGCAAACTTTATATTTGCCAGCTTCTATATTTTCGGGAGCCAGATTGTACGTGCAGGTGCGAATGGTAAACAGTTGGCTGAACATATCCAGCACCGTGTACATCGGTTTCAGATTGGCGAACGGGCCATAAAACGTGCCAAGTTTCCGGTCGATGCGCCGGGTCGTAATCACGCGTGGAAAATGCTCATTCGTAACACATACGAACGGATATGTTTTGTCGTCGCGTAATAAAATATTGAATTTGGGCTGGTATCGCTTGATAAGCTGGTTTTCCAACAGCAAGGCATCAAATTCAGTATGTACAATAGTAAATTCAAGCTTCCGAATCTGGCTGACCAACCGAAGCGTTTTGCGGTCATGGCCTTTCGAGTTGGTGAAATAGCTGCTGACCCGGTTTTTCAGGTCTTTGGCTTTTCCTACGTAAATGACTTCGCCCGACGCATCGAAATACCGATATACACCCGGTTCATGCGGCACCTTGGCTAACTCTTGTTTATAGTCGAATTCTGGCATAGGTAAAGCCGCCCGTACCAGCCGGCGGTTTGACTTTCTTTACGAGACAGCCGACCGGGACGGCGGCTCTACAAAAACAACCGACATACGTTAAAGGTTGCCCGAACCACATCATCGTAGGCTGTTTGCATGGCTTCACGAAGCGATTGTGGCTGATTTAGTACAGAGAAGGCGGCTTTTAAACCCATTTGCCGAATAGCCTCAGGGGCAAGGTCGAGTGTGCCGCAAAGCGCGATAACCGGCGCATTGGCGTGTTTAGCCCGGTCAGCAATGCCTTGTATTAATTTCCCCTGTGTAGTTTGCCGGTCGAGTTTGCCTTCGCCCGTTAGCACGAGATCAGCGTTTGCCAGATTCAGATCAAAATCGACGGTTTCCAGTACCAGGTCGACGCCCGGCTGTAGGGCTGCATTCAGGAAAAAAAACGCCCCTGCGCCCAAACCACCAGCCGCTCCCGCACCCGGAATCTGCGCAAGGGCTATGCTGTATTGCTCGTCGACCAATCGGGCAAAGCGACGAAGGCCAGCATCTAACGTAGCAACTGCCTGCTCATCGGCTCCTTTCTGCGGACCGTAAATATAGGCGGCACCTTCGGGGCCAAACAGCGGGTTTGTCACGTCGCAGGCAACGGCTACCCGAATGCCATCAGCTATGTTTGTATCGGGCCGAATTAGTTGGGCAATGTGCAGAAGATTGGCCCCTGTCGGCTCAAGAAGCTGACCGTTGGCATCCAAAAACTGCCAACCTAATGCTGCGGCCATACCAATACCGGCATCTGTCGTGGCACTGCCGCCAATGCCTAATACAATCTTCTGAACGCCTTTTTTTGCAGCTTCCCGAATCAGTTCGCCCGTTCCATACGTGCTGGTATAGAGTGGGTTGCGCTCTTCTGTTTTTAACAAACCCAACCCCGACGCCAGTGCCATTTCGATGAATGCTGTAGTGCCATCACCCGAAATACCAAATCCGGCTTCGACAGACCGACCAAGCGGATCGTAGACAGTGGCCGTGTGCCAGATGCCTTCCGTGGCTTCGGTCAGTACCTGCGCCGTGCCTTCGCCCCCGTCGGCTAATGGCAGGGCCGTAACCGTTGCCGTGGGCAGGGCCAGCCGTATGCCCTCGGTCATGGCGTTGGTTACTTCACGAGCCGTCAGGGAACCACGAAATTTATCGGGAGCGAGCAGGATATGCATGTGAGGTAACTACTGTAAAATTTCTTCCGCGTCTTCGGGAGCGACTTTGGGCGGGATGTATCGCTGCGAGGAGTCGATGTGGTAGCCGCCACAGTCGATGCGGAAGTTATTGGGTTTGCGAAACGGCTCAGGCCGATACTGCGTCAGGGTCGGGTCTTTGTACACTTTCTGCATATACATGGCCCAGGCGGGCATTGCCTGTCGGCCACCCTGCCCCAGTTCGATGGTACGGAAGTGAATGCTCCGGTCGTCGCCACCCACCCACAAACCCGAAACGAGGTGCTGTGTCAGGCCCATAAACCAGGCATCCGAATAGTTAGACGTTGTACCCGTTTTGGCCGCAATTTCATTGCCTCCTTCCAGCAGTTTGTATTGGGTCCGTAGCCGTTGGGCCGTACCATTAGGCTCCTCAACCGCCCCGCGCATCAGGTGCAGCATTTCATAGGCCCGGTTTGAACTGATCACCTGATTGGCATCGGGCGTGAAGGTTTTCAGCATGTTGCCGTTTTTGTCGGTAATCCGCAGTAGCATCATAGGTCGAACCCGAATACCACCATTCGCAAAGGCACAATAAGCTGCCACCATTTCATAGACTGAAACGTCGCCTGTCCCGAGGCAGAGCGTCGGATTTTCAGGCAGGTCTTCGCTCTGAATACCCATCTCGCGAGCGTACTTTATCACCGCAGCCGCACGCGTCTTCTTAATCAACTGTGCGCTGACGGTATTGATGGATTGCCCCAATGCTTCGCGCAGCGATAAACTTCGACCACTATAACGGCCCGTCGAGTTCTTAGGCATCCAGGCCGGGCCGCCGTTGTTGTCTTCACCATGTGCAAATACAACCGGGCGGTCGACCACATGGCTACAGGGAGTCACAAAGCCCTGATCCATAGCCGTTAAATACACAAACGGTTTAAACGTTGACCCCGGCTGTCGGCGGCTTTGGCGCACATGATCGAACTTCATGTGTTTGAAGTTGATACCACCTACCCACGCTTTTACGTGCCCGTAGCGCGGGTCCATCGACATAAAGCCCGTGTTCAGCAGTCGCTTGTAATACCGAATCGAATCCAGCGAACTCATGGTGGTATCTTTCTCATTGCGCTTGCCGCCGTACACGAACACCTTCATTTTCACTGGCTTGCGCATTTCACGCCAGATGGCTTTTTCGTCTTCGCCGTATTCGGCTTTGAGCTGTTTGTAGCGGGCCGTTCGGCGGGCTACGTTCTCGATGAAGCCCGGTATTTCAACGTATTTTTTCGTGCGTCTGTCCTGCTGTACCCACGGATTGCGGCCCCGCCAGTGTTCGTAAAATTTACGTTGCTGATCGCGCATATTCGTCATAATGGCCTCTTCGGCATACGCCTGCATCCGCGAGTCGATGGTGGTGTAAATTTTCAGACCACTCGTATAAAGGTCAAGCTCGGCGCCGGGATTCTCTTCGTTATACTGCCGAATCCATCGCTTGATGTCGTCTTTGATAACCGACCGAAAATAAGCCGCCATGCCTGTATTCTGGTTCTCGATATTAAAGTCAAGTTTAAGCGGCTTACGCTTGTAGGCGAAAAACTGTTCGTCGGTCAGGAATTTGTATTTTTTCATTTGCGACAGTACCACATTCCGGCGTTCGCGGGTGCGGTCTTCATACAGGCGCGGGTTATACAGCGTCGGGTTTTTGAGCATACCGACCAGCATAGCCGCTTCTTCAACGTCTAACTGCCAGGGTTCTTTATCGAAATACGACTTAGCCGCTGTTTTGATACCATACGTATTATTGCCAAACGACACCGTGTTCAGGTACATCATAATGATTTCCTGCTTGGTGTAATTGCGTTCGAGTCTTACGGCCAGAATCCACTCTTTCGTTTTGGCAATTACCAGCCCAATAACCGGAATGCGGCCCAGCGGCCCACGCAGTTCTTCCCGGCGTGTATCGAACAGGTTTTTGGCCGTTTGCTGCGTCAGCGTACTGCCCCCCCCGAACTCGACGCATTCCGAAACGTCAGAAAACCACTCACTGCCCGAAACAGCGAGCGTGGGTCGATGCCGGAATGTTTTACAAAACGGGCATCTTCAGTAGATAACAATGCCGACACCACATTGGGAGATACCTGCGAAATTTCGATGGGTGTCCGGTTTTCAACGTAGTACTTGCCGAGCAGTTGATTATCAGCCGTATATACCTCCGATGCTTCTTCGCTTTTCGGGTTCTCAAGTGCCTTCAAACTGGGCATTCCGCCAAACAGCCACAGAAAATTATAGCTGACGGCCAATATATACAG from Spirosoma montaniterrae encodes:
- a CDS encoding glycerate kinase: MHILLAPDKFRGSLTAREVTNAMTEGIRLALPTATVTALPLADGGEGTAQVLTEATEGIWHTATVYDPLGRSVEAGFGISGDGTTAFIEMALASGLGLLKTEERNPLYTSTYGTGELIREAAKKGVQKIVLGIGGSATTDAGIGMAAALGWQFLDANGQLLEPTGANLLHIAQLIRPDTNIADGIRVAVACDVTNPLFGPEGAAYIYGPQKGADEQAVATLDAGLRRFARLVDEQYSIALAQIPGAGAAGGLGAGAFFFLNAALQPGVDLVLETVDFDLNLANADLVLTGEGKLDRQTTQGKLIQGIADRAKHANAPVIALCGTLDLAPEAIRQMGLKAAFSVLNQPQSLREAMQTAYDDVVRATFNVCRLFL
- the gldL gene encoding gliding motility protein GldL; the encoded protein is MAAQKVNFFWDRLVPTIYSVGAAIVVTGAMFKINHLPGGTEMLFIGLGTEAIIFLIYAAQSFLFPPTSSDYQWERVYPELADEYKGEARKPVAQPNGLTANMDQMLAQAKVTPDVFEKLGTGFRSLNDTVSKLSDLTDATVATNDYARNVKTASQSLTEMNKSYNTAITAVSSMADATGDTKALRDQTLKVTNSMTALNAVYELELQDANKHLKAMNAFYGSLTSAMENMADASRDTQQFKSELAKLTGNLASLNNVYGSMLTAMRGN
- the gldM gene encoding gliding motility protein GldM, with the translated sequence MAGVKETPRQKMIGMMYLVLTALLALQVTSAILEKFVLLNNSLEQSTVSANRVNQSTVDNIRATVEKSGNRATDLVIVKQADEVRKQTADVIAQIDGLKQRIIEQAGGGLDETGNIRNLSEEEKVAQIMIAGGRRGEAYKLKKTLDDYLQGLTKYSPAKYNTLAADGKEDPISSRSPEQRQKDFAELNFAQTPVPAALAVLTQRQTDIRRIEGEVLNVLASKVGAQDVKFDKILAMLSMESKVVVAGTKFKGQMFLAASSSGIQPRMSLNGAPVRMQDGTGIVEFTAQGGAYDKTGLARRVLTGSISYQTAAGMKTVPLQAEYFVAKPSYQIETGTMPPLYLGCANKLSIQSPQLGALWSPSFSADGASVVSSGEKGKITIVPNSAQVSLNISNGGSLLGTERFRVNRVPRPTLEYFVGGTKVGDPRGVPVGQARSVRVQAVADESFRNYSPDDANFRVTGITVILARGTRKVGQVNLGPGGGSLGSLAAEIQPGDRIAITVDGVQRRNFQGNISDVPMGNPMQSVPLY
- the gldN gene encoding gliding motility protein GldN → MKQARTMAVAAAMLAVAGGGAMAQEKPSTGTNALSVRAINENDIMMKKTLWRRIDLKEKQNQSMFSKNNEISKYLIEAVKAGLLDAYENDSVATKLTPEKFQQRMIMPNSAPQLSAEEIAAGFGNEATNNSGDGWGDAKKTDPKKPAAKPAEDGWGAPKTAAKPADDGWGAPVKKKATAKNSKGKKGAKTAAPIEEPKVDTVAVAKAPAVPAGDEYFAKEFNVMEIKEDWIFDRKRSRLYYDVQTVTIYLPSDKNTAGVETPLATFKYKDLDKLFRSDPKKFIWYNPQNQAQHKNLADAFDLRLFYGRITKVANPADQALVDMYGDRDGLLKSYQTEYELMETEHGLWEY
- a CDS encoding SUMF1/EgtB/PvdO family nonheme iron enzyme — translated: MMKYNWFTNSSARVVLVAAVVLLMQGCGFVKSKFGGKGGKGGEVGVTNGEVTATGRKGWKQPTPYGMVLVPSGSFVMGQADEDVAATQINMNRQVTISSFYMDDAEISNHEYRQYVNALLADSVATLGEEEIMSKYYPDTTVWKNDFTYHNGDPMLEHYYAHPAFDTYPVVGVSWLAAKHFCKWRTNTLDDFRSKDGGYRSFGFRLPSEAEWEWAARGGKQGAKYPWGNPYVANGKGCYLANFKPQRGNFDADGYPYTAPANAYSPNEYGLYNMAGNVAEWCRDAYADNSNAIVWDMNPDNQNADEPRKVVRGGSWKDIAYYLETGTRYYEYEDQKRSYIGFRCVMDNLEGRTASGRAGRVGGSSKSKTKASKSSKASKGRA
- the uvrC gene encoding excinuclease ABC subunit UvrC; amino-acid sequence: MPEFDYKQELAKVPHEPGVYRYFDASGEVIYVGKAKDLKNRVSSYFTNSKGHDRKTLRLVSQIRKLEFTIVHTEFDALLLENQLIKRYQPKFNILLRDDKTYPFVCVTNEHFPRVITTRRIDRKLGTFYGPFANLKPMYTVLDMFSQLFTIRTCTYNLAPENIEAGKYKVCLEYHIGNCKGPCEGKQNETDYNKDIEQVHHILKGNLKPAQEYFKNRMVEAAGELAFEQAQKYKEKMDVLQRFQSKSTVVNPKIADADVFTIASDEACAYINFMKVVNGTIVQTHTVEVKKKLDETDPDLLTIMIVEFREQYGSQSKEIITNIPLDVDLKAEITIPQIGDKKKLLDMSLKNVLYFRRERQERAAAEATANASKKDRVLIRLKQDLQLKTIPNRIECFDNSNIQGTNPVSAMVCFIGGKPANKEYRHFSIKTVIGPNDFASMHEVVTRRYTRVLEEGTDMPDLIVIDGGKGQLSAACDALKALDLYGKVPIIGIAKRLEEIYFPEDNLPLYIDKKSESLKLIQRIRDEAHRFAITYHRDKRSRNSLISELENVEGIGKKTAAKLLKHFKGVTKIREASFDEVVEVVGKDRATKLKQYFDTVEQ